GGAGTGAGCCCCCAGCGCACCGTCGATTACGCCTACGGATGGGGCATGAACTGGACGCCCGGCAGGAAGTGAGCTACGCCGGGCGTCAGCGGTCGGGTGCGGCCTCGGGACGGGGACAGGTACGCCCCTTCCAGGCCGCTCCCCGCCCCCGGCGGTGCCGCACGGCCGAGTCCACCGTCATCAGCAGATAGAGCAGCGCGGTGAACGGCAGCAGCGGGGCGAGCCACAGCGTCTGCCGGTAGTAGCGGAGCATCGGGACGTACGTCCCCGCCATCACCGCCCACGCCACGAGCCCCGCCCAGCCGGCCACCGCGGATCCCGGAACCCCCGGGACCGCCGCGGCGTACACCGCGACGGGCGGCGCCAGGTAGACCACCGCGAGACCGGCGACCGTCCCCGCGAGCAGCAGCGGGCTGTACCGCAGCTGGGAGTAGGCGCTCCGGGACACCATCCGCCACAGATCCACCAGCCGCGGGTAGGGGCGGATGCTGTCCACCCGCTCGGCCAGCCCCAGCCAGACCCGCCCGCCGGACCGGCGCACCGCCCGTGCCACCGCCACGTCGTCGATCACCGCACACCGCACCGACTCCGGGATCCCGGCGCGTTCGGCCGCCGCCGTGCGCAGCAGCACACACCCGCCCGCCGCCGCCGTGGCCCGTGCGGGCTCCCGGTTGACCCAGCGGAACGGGTAGAGCTGGGCGAAGAAGTACACGAAGGCGGGCACGACCAGGCGCTCCCAGCCCGTCGCCACCCGCAGGCGCGCCATCTGCGACACCAGATCCAGGTCGTTCGTCTTCGCCGCCGCGACGAGTTCGCGCAGGCTGTCCGGCTCGTGCGCGATGTCGGCGTCGGTGAGCAGCAGGTAGTCGGGTCCGAGGGTGCGGGCCAGGGCGATGCCGTGCCGCAGCGCCCACAGCTTGCCCGTCCACCCCGGTTCCGGATCGCCCGGCGAGGTCACGGTCAGCGGCAGCCCCTCGCACTGCTCGCCCAGCTTGCGGGCCAGTTCGCCGGTGCCGTCCGTACTGCCGTCGTCGACGAGCACCACCGCCGCCCGGCCCGGATAGGTCTGCCGCAGCAGCGACGGCAGACTCTCCGGCAGTACGCCGGCCTCGTCCCTGGCCGGCACGACGATCACCACCGACGGCCAGTGCGCCGGCGCCGTCCGCCGCGGCAGCCGCTGGTCGGTGCGCCAGAAGAAGCCCTGCCCGAGCAGCAGCCACAGCCATGCGGCCAGGGAAGTCAGGGCGATCCACGCAAGGGGGCTCATTCGCCGCAGTCTGCACCACACAGCGGGGACCGCAAGGGCGGTCGGCTAGGGTGACCGGGTGAAGATCGCGCTCATGGACTCCGGAATCGGCCTCCTCGCGGCGGCCGCCGCGGTGCGCCGGTTGCGGCCCGACGCGCATCTCGTCCTCTCCTCCGACCCCGACGGCATGCCGTGGGGCCCGCGGACCCCGGACGACGTCGCCGAGCGCGCCCTCACCGTCGCCGGGGCCGCGGCCGCACACCGTCCCGACGCGCTGATCGTGGCCTGCAACACGGCCTCCGTGCACGCCCTCCCCGCCCTGCGCGCCGCACTGGAACCCGGTCTGCCGGTCGTCGGGACGGTACCCGCGATCAAGCCCGCGGCCGCCGGTGGCGGCCGCGTCGCCATCTGGGCCACCCCGCTCACCACCGGCAGCCCCTACCAGCGCCGGCTCATCGCGGAGTTCGCCGACGGGGCCCAGGTCACCGAGGTGCCGTGCCCCGGCCTCGCCGACGCCGTCCAGTGGGCGGACGAGGCGGGAGTGGCCCACGCCGTGGCCGCCGCCGCCGCACTCACCCCTCCGGACGTACGCGCCGTCGTCCTCGGCTGCACCCACTACGAACTCGTCGCCGAGCGGATCCGCGCGGCCGTGGCGGAAGGCCGCCCGGAAGGGCTCCCGCCGGTCGTGCTGCACGGCTCCGCCGTCGCCGTCGCCACCCAGGCGCTGCGGCGCGCGGGTGCCCGTCCCGCGCCCTCGGCCGCACCGGACGGCGGGCTCACGGTGCTGCTCAGCGGACGTGACTCGGAGCTTCCCGCGGCGGCCCGGGCGTACGCCGAGGGCAGGCTGCTCGAAGCGGTGAAACCGGTCACGCCCGCGCACTGAGCGGCCGCCCGCCGACGGACCGGGTTCGCCGGCGGCGACCTGGGCAGAACCGCACGGAGGGACCGGGCCTCCGGCCCCGCGGACCTCCGCAGCGGGCGCTGCCCCCGAACCGGAAGGTGGGTACTGTGCGAGGCATGACGGACCACCCCCGTGACAAGGGGCAGGCCGGAGAACCACCGCCCGCCCTCTGGACCGGTCGCGCGACCAACCGCCTCCAGTGGGTGCTGGCCGCCGCCGGAGCGGCCTGCATGGCCCTCGGCATCGAACTCGCCGTCGACGAGCCGTGGACGTCCGGCGTCGTGGCGCTGCTGATGTCGGTCATCGGCTGCGTCGCCGCCGGGCTGCTGATGCTCTTCGGGACCCTCGCCTTCGTGCATGTGGCGGTGCGGGTCGACCGGGACGCCATGGAGGTGCGCTGCGGCCACATGGGGGTGCCCCGGCGCAGGATCCCGCTCGACCAGGTCGTCCGAGCCGAGTTCGTCCCCAGGGTCACGCCCTGCCACTGGGGCGGCTGGGGCTGCCGCTGGCGCCCCGAGCAGGGCACCGCCGTCATCGTCCGCCGGGGTGAGGGCATCGCGCTCACCCTCGGTGACGGCCGCTCCTTCACGGTCACGGTCGACGACGCCGAGACGGCGGTCCGGGTGATCCGCGAACACCTCCGGCCGGGAGCCACCACCGGACCGGCCCCGGCCGCCTGACCCACGGCGGAGTCCGTTCCTCCCTCGGCGGGGGTACGTCCCCTGCTTCCGCGCCGGGTGCGTCCCCTGCGGCGCGGGCCGACCCCGCGGGGGACGGGCCCGTCCCGGCCGCCGCCCGTCCCGCCCGTCGCGCCCGCCGGAGCGGCCGGCGGCGCCGACGGGCGCGGGCCGCCTCGCCGTAGACTCCGGCACGTGAGCGCCACCATCACTCCCGCCGGCACCCGGCGGCCCGAGCCCGACTCCTCCGGCCGGGCCCGCCCGCTGCTGCGGCGGTTCACCAGGCCCGCCGCGGCCGTGCTGTCCGGGGCCATGCTGTTCCTGAGCTTCCCGCCGCGCCCGCTGTGGTGGCTGGCGCTCCCCGCCTTCGCCCTGCTCGGCTGGAGCCTCCACGGGCGGCGGCCGCGGGCCGCGTTCGGGCTCGGGCACCTCGCGGGTCTGGGCTTCCTGCTGCCGCTGCTGATCTGGACGGGGGAGGAGGTCGGCGCGGTCCCGTGGCTCGCCCTGGCCGCCGTCGAGGCGCTGTTCGTCGCGGTGACCGGCGTCGGGATCGCGCTGGTGTCGCGGCTGCCGCTGTGGCCGGTGTGGGCGGCCGCCGTATGGGTCCTCGGCGAGGGACTGCGCGCGCGGGTGCCGTTCGGCGGCTTCCCCTGGGGCAAGATCGCCTTCGGGCAGGCGGAGGGCGTGTTCCTGCCGCTCGCCGCGGTGGGCGGCACCCCCGTGCTGGGCTTCGCGGTCGCGCTGTGCGGCTTCGGGCTGTACGAGACGGCCCGCCGCCTCCGCGCGTACCGGCGGACCGGGGGGCTTCCGCGCGGGCCGCTCGCCGCCGCCACCACCGCCGTCCTGCTCCCGATCACCGCCGCCCTCGCCGCGCTGCCCCTGGTCGACGCCTCCGCCGAGGAGGGCACCGCGACCGTCGCGGCCATCCAGGGCAACGTGCCGAGGCTCGGCCTCGACTTCAACGCACAGCGCCGGGCCGTACTCGACAACCACGCGGCCCGCACCGAGCAGCTCGCCGAGGACGTCGCCGCGGGCAGGGTCCCCAAGCCGGACTTCGTGCTGTGGCCGGAGAACTCCTCGGACCTCGACCCCTACCGCAACGGCGACGCACGGCTCGTGATCGACCGCGCCGTCAGGGCCGTCGGGGCGCCGACCGTGATCGGGGCGGTCCTCACCCCCGAGACCGGACCGCTGCGCAACACCCTGATCGCCTGGGAGCCCGGGAAGGGGCCGGTGGCCACCTACGACAAGCGGCATGTGCAGCCGTTCGGCGAGTACATCCCCATGCGGCCGTTCGTCCGCCTCTTCAGCTCCGACGTGGACCGGGTCCGCCGCGACTTCGGCCCCGGCGACAGGGTGGGCGTCTTCGATCTCGCGGGCACCAGGGTGGGCCTCGCCACCTGCTACGAGGCGGCCTTCGACTGGGCCGTGCGGGACACCGTCACACACGGCGGCCGGCTCATCTCGGTACCCAGCAACAACGCCACCTTCGGCCGCAGCGAGATGACCTACCAGCAGCTGGCGATGTCGCAGGTGCGGGCGGTCGAGCACAGCAGGGCCGTCGTCGTGCCCGTAACCAGCGGTGTCAGCGCGATCATCCGGCCCGACGGGACGATCGAGCAGCAGACCCGGATGTTCACCCCGGACGCCCTGGTCGCCGAGGTGCCGCTGCGCTCCTCCCTGACCCCCGCGACCCGTATGGGAGCACTGCCCGAGGCCGCGCTCGCCGCACTCGCGCTCGGCGCCCTGGGCTGGGCGGGCCGCACCCGTGCGAAGGAGCGCCGGGCCGCAGCCCGTTAGGGTCGGTCCATGGGCATCCCCGACTTCATCCGCGAGATCCGGAGGACCGCCGGTCACCAGCTGCTCTTCCTGCCGGGGGTCAGTGCCGTGGTCTTCGACGACGCCGGCCGGGTGCTCCTGGGAAGACGCGCCGACACCGGCGGGTGGTCGATCATCGGCGGCATCCCCGAGCCGGGGGAGCAGCCCGCGGCGGCGGCGGTGCGCGAGGTGTACGAGGAGACCGCCGTACGCTGCGTCGCCGAGCGCGTCGTGCTCGTCCAGACGTTCACCCGGCCGGTGACCTACCCCAACGGCGACCAGTGCCAGTTCATGGACGTCTGCCTGCGCTGCCGGGCGGTGGGCGGCGAGGCACGCGTCAACGACGAG
The Streptomyces tirandamycinicus DNA segment above includes these coding regions:
- a CDS encoding NUDIX hydrolase, with the translated sequence MGIPDFIREIRRTAGHQLLFLPGVSAVVFDDAGRVLLGRRADTGGWSIIGGIPEPGEQPAAAAVREVYEETAVRCVAERVVLVQTFTRPVTYPNGDQCQFMDVCLRCRAVGGEARVNDEESLDVGWFPVDMLPELQEFALFRIKQALIDGPTWFDSTVAG
- the lnt gene encoding apolipoprotein N-acyltransferase; translated protein: MSATITPAGTRRPEPDSSGRARPLLRRFTRPAAAVLSGAMLFLSFPPRPLWWLALPAFALLGWSLHGRRPRAAFGLGHLAGLGFLLPLLIWTGEEVGAVPWLALAAVEALFVAVTGVGIALVSRLPLWPVWAAAVWVLGEGLRARVPFGGFPWGKIAFGQAEGVFLPLAAVGGTPVLGFAVALCGFGLYETARRLRAYRRTGGLPRGPLAAATTAVLLPITAALAALPLVDASAEEGTATVAAIQGNVPRLGLDFNAQRRAVLDNHAARTEQLAEDVAAGRVPKPDFVLWPENSSDLDPYRNGDARLVIDRAVRAVGAPTVIGAVLTPETGPLRNTLIAWEPGKGPVATYDKRHVQPFGEYIPMRPFVRLFSSDVDRVRRDFGPGDRVGVFDLAGTRVGLATCYEAAFDWAVRDTVTHGGRLISVPSNNATFGRSEMTYQQLAMSQVRAVEHSRAVVVPVTSGVSAIIRPDGTIEQQTRMFTPDALVAEVPLRSSLTPATRMGALPEAALAALALGALGWAGRTRAKERRAAAR
- a CDS encoding glycosyltransferase — encoded protein: MSPLAWIALTSLAAWLWLLLGQGFFWRTDQRLPRRTAPAHWPSVVIVVPARDEAGVLPESLPSLLRQTYPGRAAVVLVDDGSTDGTGELARKLGEQCEGLPLTVTSPGDPEPGWTGKLWALRHGIALARTLGPDYLLLTDADIAHEPDSLRELVAAAKTNDLDLVSQMARLRVATGWERLVVPAFVYFFAQLYPFRWVNREPARATAAAGGCVLLRTAAAERAGIPESVRCAVIDDVAVARAVRRSGGRVWLGLAERVDSIRPYPRLVDLWRMVSRSAYSQLRYSPLLLAGTVAGLAVVYLAPPVAVYAAAVPGVPGSAVAGWAGLVAWAVMAGTYVPMLRYYRQTLWLAPLLPFTALLYLLMTVDSAVRHRRGRGAAWKGRTCPRPEAAPDR
- a CDS encoding glutamate racemase, with protein sequence MKIALMDSGIGLLAAAAAVRRLRPDAHLVLSSDPDGMPWGPRTPDDVAERALTVAGAAAAHRPDALIVACNTASVHALPALRAALEPGLPVVGTVPAIKPAAAGGGRVAIWATPLTTGSPYQRRLIAEFADGAQVTEVPCPGLADAVQWADEAGVAHAVAAAAALTPPDVRAVVLGCTHYELVAERIRAAVAEGRPEGLPPVVLHGSAVAVATQALRRAGARPAPSAAPDGGLTVLLSGRDSELPAAARAYAEGRLLEAVKPVTPAH